The Eurosta solidaginis isolate ZX-2024a chromosome 4, ASM4086904v1, whole genome shotgun sequence genome includes a window with the following:
- the CHOp24 gene encoding transmembrane emp24 domain-containing protein 2: MNYNCLSALCALVMLQLLRVSEAFIVTVDAHNEECFFEKVEGGTKFGVTFEVIEGGFLDIDIRITGPDDNVIHESEKESSGKFTFSAASTGIYRVCFNNERSSMTPKLVMFSLEVSDAPHRAAGAPSEDEVGHTKLEDMIQQLSNTLTGVKHEQEYMHVRDKIHRSINESTNSRVVLWSTFEALVLVLMTIGQVYYLKRFFEVKRVV; the protein is encoded by the exons ATGAATTACAATTGTTTGAGCGCTCTATGTGCGCTGGTCATGCTACAGTTGCTGCGTGTAAGCGAAGCCTTCATAGTCACTGTTGACGCACACAATGAAGAATGCTTTTTCGAGAAGGTGGAAGGTGGCACAAAATTCG GTGTAACATTCGAAGTAATTGAAGGTGGTTTCTTGGACATTGACATTCGAATAACTGGGCCGGATGATAATGTTATACATGAGAGTGAGAAGGAATCTTCAGGCAAATTTACTTTTTCAGCCGCTTCTACAGGCATTTATCGTGTTTGCTTTAACAATGAACGCAGTAGTATGACGCCCAAACTGGTTATGTTTTCACTTGAGGTAAGCGATGCCCCACATCGAGCGGCCGGTGCTCCCAGTGAGGATGAAGTTGGACACACTAAGCTAGAGGACATGATACAACAGCTGTCCAACACACTGACTGGAGTGAAGCATGAGCAAGAGTATATGCAT GTTCGTGATAAAATCCATCGCTCTATTAACGAAAGCACCAACTCGCGCGTAGTCTTGTGGTCTACTTTCGAAGCTTTGGTACTTGTGTTAATGACTATTGGACAAGTTTACTATTTGAAGCGCTTCTTTGAAGTTAAACGTGTGGTATAA